Proteins encoded by one window of Nocardioides euryhalodurans:
- a CDS encoding sodium/calcium exchanger protein, with the protein MPEGSAGSTGWRRHLVIAGSCALLGVAVHLASPFLPVPLALIGLGVGLVGAGFMLAWAADAGEAVFSGGAVLAVIALVAILPEFVIEVRYAYIQEVGLVTANLTGATRLLLTGAAALPLLVLLVSRRRARQEAPLELAPHRRLDLGILIITAVFAVQIVVRGSLTVVDSAVLLALYVLFAMRVQGAADEEPAVVGVPAGLRSLSRENARGAVVGLILIAGCVVLVVANPFADALLVTGTSMGLDPYLLIQSVVPGATESPEFVIVAVLVANHRPAQGLALLLASSVSQWTVGLGLLPIAFAAGGGGTSMPLSGREQLELGFTIAVTLFVVAALATLRPERADASLILGVFLVQLIYPAPFVRFACGFVLLVFAIDLLCARRRTLRPMLRSAVGRRHPTPASPR; encoded by the coding sequence GTGCCCGAGGGTTCTGCCGGCAGCACCGGCTGGCGAAGGCACCTCGTGATCGCAGGCTCCTGCGCACTCCTCGGTGTCGCGGTCCACCTGGCCAGCCCGTTCCTCCCGGTACCCCTGGCGTTGATCGGCCTGGGTGTTGGTCTGGTCGGCGCCGGCTTCATGCTGGCGTGGGCAGCGGACGCGGGGGAGGCGGTGTTCTCCGGCGGTGCGGTGCTCGCGGTGATAGCACTCGTGGCGATCCTCCCCGAGTTCGTGATCGAGGTGCGTTACGCCTACATCCAGGAGGTCGGCCTGGTCACCGCCAACCTGACCGGGGCGACCCGGCTGCTGCTCACGGGTGCGGCGGCGTTGCCCCTGCTGGTGCTCCTCGTCTCCCGCCGCCGCGCCCGGCAGGAAGCGCCCCTCGAGCTGGCGCCCCATCGCCGCCTGGACCTCGGCATCTTGATCATCACGGCGGTGTTCGCCGTCCAGATCGTGGTGCGTGGAAGCCTGACGGTCGTCGACTCGGCGGTGCTGCTCGCGCTCTACGTGCTCTTCGCCATGCGGGTGCAGGGGGCCGCCGACGAGGAGCCCGCCGTGGTCGGGGTACCGGCCGGTCTGCGATCCCTGTCGCGGGAGAACGCTCGCGGCGCCGTCGTGGGGTTGATCCTGATCGCAGGCTGTGTCGTGCTCGTGGTCGCCAACCCGTTCGCCGACGCACTCCTGGTCACGGGGACGTCGATGGGTCTCGACCCCTACCTGCTGATCCAGTCGGTCGTCCCGGGTGCCACGGAGTCACCCGAGTTCGTCATCGTCGCTGTGCTGGTCGCCAACCACCGACCGGCACAGGGACTGGCGCTCCTCCTCGCCTCGTCCGTGAGTCAGTGGACCGTCGGCCTGGGCCTGCTTCCGATCGCCTTCGCGGCCGGGGGAGGGGGGACCTCGATGCCGCTGTCCGGGCGCGAGCAGCTGGAGCTCGGGTTCACGATCGCGGTGACCCTGTTCGTCGTGGCCGCGCTCGCCACCCTGCGTCCGGAGCGGGCCGACGCGTCGTTGATCCTCGGAGTCTTCCTGGTCCAGCTGATCTACCCGGCTCCCTTCGTACGCTTCGCCTGCGGTTTCGTGCTCCTCGTCTTCGCGATCGACCTTCTGTGTGCACGTCGGCGCACCCTCCGCCCCATGCTCCGGTCGGCGGTCGGCCGACGTCACCCGACGCCCGCGTCCCCACGGTGA
- a CDS encoding response regulator: MSFSVVIVDDNRSFLQVARTLLERDGVDVVGVASTSSSALEQVRRLRPDTVLVDVHLGAESGLDLVRTLHADEHCRGSSAILMSTHSEVDLAMVVADAPVAGFVTKSELSAATIDEVRRRRTLP; encoded by the coding sequence ATGAGCTTCAGCGTGGTGATCGTCGACGACAACCGGTCGTTCCTGCAGGTCGCACGCACCCTCCTCGAGCGCGACGGAGTCGACGTCGTCGGGGTCGCCTCCACGTCGTCCAGCGCGCTGGAGCAGGTCAGGCGACTCCGTCCGGACACGGTCCTGGTCGACGTGCACCTGGGCGCCGAGAGCGGTCTCGATCTGGTACGCACGCTTCATGCCGACGAGCACTGCCGAGGTTCGAGTGCCATCTTGATGTCCACCCACAGTGAGGTGGATCTGGCGATGGTGGTGGCCGATGCCCCGGTGGCCGGGTTCGTGACGAAGAGTGAGCTGTCGGCGGCGACGATCGACGAGGTGCGCCGCCGCAGGACGTTGCCCTGA
- a CDS encoding DUF4118 domain-containing protein: MAATGRIGAEAALVFAAGAASFALSSLLLGALLPHSPVVVVGVVILDVAAVLAAARFWGINFAVTVGIASVVALDWYFIPPVHPLELPDAKNAFALSAYLVAGVLLGELAITARRRAVIAERARSLLAEEQAALRRVATLVARETSPSEVFAAVTEEVGRLLSIDLTALLHYETDGTGTVVAAWSAKGRPLRVGARLVLTGDDVAVEVRQAGRPARMDTVAEASGPLSERLRELGVQSSAGSPVVVDGQLWGVMVAASVSEARMPAGTESRLSQFTELAATAVANAQTRAELNLSRARIVTSADQARRQIERNLHDGVQQRLVSLGLGVRVVEDIAGPDSDVLPALGGIREGIMETLEELREISHGIHPAILSEGGLRPALGNVARRSPVPVELDVRGPDRPPEAVEVGIYYVVSETLANVAKHARASRAWVEVDFDPAVVRVTVRDDGRGGADMSNGSGLVGLSDRVHALGGTVAIDSPIGHGTSIRVLLPLPDDTRSSLGAQTDVAGVEDQRT, encoded by the coding sequence ATGGCCGCGACCGGGCGCATCGGGGCGGAGGCCGCCCTCGTCTTCGCCGCGGGTGCTGCATCCTTCGCGCTGAGCTCGCTCCTGCTGGGCGCGCTGCTTCCCCACAGTCCAGTGGTCGTGGTGGGCGTCGTCATCCTCGACGTGGCGGCGGTCCTCGCGGCCGCGCGATTCTGGGGGATCAACTTCGCGGTCACGGTGGGCATCGCGAGCGTCGTCGCCCTCGACTGGTACTTCATCCCACCTGTGCATCCCCTCGAGCTGCCGGACGCCAAGAACGCGTTCGCACTCTCGGCGTACCTCGTGGCCGGGGTGCTGCTCGGGGAGCTCGCCATCACGGCGCGCCGCAGGGCGGTCATCGCCGAACGGGCCCGCAGCCTCCTGGCGGAGGAACAGGCAGCGTTGCGACGCGTGGCCACGCTCGTGGCGCGCGAGACCTCGCCGTCCGAGGTCTTCGCCGCCGTCACCGAGGAGGTCGGTCGACTGCTGTCGATCGACCTCACCGCCCTGCTCCACTACGAGACGGACGGCACCGGAACCGTGGTCGCTGCGTGGAGCGCCAAGGGACGGCCCCTCCGGGTCGGTGCCCGCTTGGTCCTGACGGGGGACGACGTGGCAGTCGAGGTCCGTCAGGCCGGCCGTCCCGCTCGTATGGACACCGTCGCGGAGGCCTCCGGGCCCTTGTCGGAACGCCTGCGAGAGCTGGGCGTTCAGTCCAGCGCCGGGAGTCCCGTCGTCGTCGACGGGCAGCTCTGGGGTGTGATGGTGGCGGCATCCGTGTCCGAGGCGCGGATGCCGGCCGGTACCGAGTCCCGGCTCAGCCAGTTCACCGAGCTCGCGGCGACGGCGGTGGCCAATGCGCAGACCCGCGCGGAGCTCAACCTCTCCAGGGCGCGCATCGTGACCTCGGCGGACCAGGCGCGACGACAGATCGAGCGGAACCTGCACGACGGGGTCCAGCAGCGGCTCGTCTCACTGGGTCTCGGTGTCCGGGTGGTCGAGGACATCGCCGGCCCAGACTCCGACGTCCTGCCCGCACTCGGCGGCATCCGGGAGGGGATCATGGAGACGCTGGAGGAGCTGCGGGAGATCTCCCACGGGATTCACCCGGCCATCCTCTCCGAGGGCGGCCTGCGTCCGGCCCTCGGCAACGTCGCGCGCCGCTCGCCCGTACCCGTCGAGCTCGACGTCCGTGGTCCGGATCGGCCGCCGGAGGCCGTGGAGGTCGGGATCTACTACGTGGTCTCCGAGACCCTCGCCAACGTGGCGAAGCATGCACGGGCGTCGCGGGCCTGGGTGGAGGTGGACTTCGACCCTGCCGTGGTGAGGGTGACCGTGCGCGACGACGGCAGGGGCGGCGCGGACATGAGCAACGGGTCGGGGCTCGTCGGTCTGTCGGACCGCGTCCATGCCCTTGGCGGTACCGTCGCGATCGACAGTCCGATCGGTCATGGCACCTCGATCCGTGTCCTGCTTCCGCTGCCCGACGACACCCGGTCGTCGCTCGGCGCCCAGACGGACGTCGCGGGGGTCGAGGACCAGCGGACGTGA
- a CDS encoding ROK family protein, which produces MDVRAPRSPRAGTRASVVRRHNLGALLECLHLDGAASRSQLGSVTGLNRSTVADLVQELAERGLVVEDGLSPSSGPGRPSPVVHVRPSAAVALAVELGVDSAAAAAIGLGGHVHDQVRVELPRGSSPQETVRLVAELAASLGVAPADPRVTGVGVAVPGLTRRVDGFVHLAPNLGWKGVGLGSMLADALGVPTERVHVGNEADLGALGEHRRGAGRGYEHLVFVSGEVGIGAGLVIEGRPMLGAAGYAGEAGHMLVNPKGRQCTCGAFGCWETEAGEAALLRAAGVRGARGVAAVDAVVEKVTAGDESAAAAVAEIGHWLGVGVGNLVNLLNPEVVVLGGIFQPLFPCVEEPMLSAVRARSLAEVSELVSVVPSDLGTSAQLHGAAEMVLATVLADPCSR; this is translated from the coding sequence ATGGACGTACGAGCACCGCGGTCACCGCGCGCGGGCACCCGCGCGTCCGTGGTCCGACGCCACAACCTGGGGGCGCTCCTGGAGTGCCTCCACCTCGACGGTGCGGCGTCACGTTCCCAGCTGGGATCGGTGACGGGACTGAACCGTTCGACGGTCGCCGACCTCGTCCAGGAGCTCGCGGAACGTGGTCTGGTCGTCGAGGACGGGCTCTCCCCCAGCTCGGGCCCCGGACGCCCCTCGCCCGTGGTGCACGTACGCCCTTCCGCTGCCGTGGCCCTGGCCGTCGAGCTCGGCGTCGACTCGGCGGCGGCGGCGGCGATCGGCCTGGGGGGCCACGTCCACGACCAGGTGCGGGTCGAGCTCCCCCGAGGTTCGTCACCGCAGGAGACCGTGCGTCTGGTGGCCGAGCTGGCCGCATCGCTCGGCGTCGCCCCGGCCGACCCCCGGGTGACGGGAGTGGGCGTTGCTGTCCCCGGGCTGACACGCAGGGTGGACGGCTTCGTCCACCTCGCGCCCAACCTCGGGTGGAAGGGCGTCGGGCTGGGCAGCATGCTCGCCGACGCACTCGGGGTCCCGACCGAGCGGGTCCACGTGGGCAACGAGGCGGACCTGGGTGCCTTGGGTGAGCATCGCCGCGGGGCCGGGCGCGGGTACGAGCACCTGGTGTTCGTCTCCGGGGAGGTCGGCATCGGAGCGGGCCTGGTCATCGAGGGCCGACCCATGCTGGGCGCGGCCGGTTACGCCGGGGAGGCAGGACACATGCTGGTCAACCCGAAGGGTCGCCAGTGCACGTGCGGGGCCTTCGGCTGCTGGGAGACCGAGGCGGGAGAGGCGGCGCTGCTCCGGGCGGCTGGTGTGCGCGGCGCGAGAGGCGTCGCCGCCGTCGACGCCGTGGTGGAGAAGGTGACGGCCGGCGACGAGTCCGCTGCGGCAGCGGTGGCCGAGATCGGCCACTGGCTGGGGGTCGGGGTGGGCAACCTGGTCAACCTGCTCAACCCGGAGGTCGTCGTCCTGGGCGGCATCTTCCAGCCGCTGTTCCCGTGCGTGGAGGAGCCGATGCTCAGCGCCGTCCGCGCCAGGTCGCTCGCCGAGGTGTCCGAGCTGGTCTCGGTGGTCCCGAGCGACCTCGGGACCTCGGCACAGCTCCACGGGGCCGCCGAGATGGTCCTGGCCACGGTGCTGGCCGACCCGTGCTCGAGGTGA
- a CDS encoding ThuA domain-containing protein: MRHPTRRHTALGALVGAVALAGSVVAPSQAAPEPDGGAAAPYKVLVVGKTLGFRHSHIDDTTNAVIALGQEHGFTVDVWDSRQPALTLPSTPFTSADSLGQYATIIFASNVDGTNDQNPARPRTLDDAELAAFQGYIRNGGGFVGMHAATDAMHAVPWYGQLTGGGARFRNHPAQQTATMRVESPTHPSTEMLPKEWIRFDEWYNFTANPRDDVHVLLTLDESTYNGGSMGADHPIAWCHNFEGGRSWYEGAGHVDAAYSDPTFLAHLLGGIEWTAGVTEGGGDCVTFKEVNGINEAAGAGAGVRGEKLSGDVAAYLAEAESEHEAGLHAEAAHTLKQAKGKAHGLQDSTLVAKIADLVEWQEGLVGF, translated from the coding sequence ATGAGGCATCCAACACGTCGACACACTGCCCTCGGCGCCCTGGTGGGCGCTGTCGCGCTCGCAGGATCCGTGGTCGCGCCCAGCCAGGCCGCCCCGGAGCCCGACGGCGGCGCAGCCGCCCCCTACAAGGTGCTCGTAGTCGGCAAGACCCTCGGCTTCCGGCACTCGCACATCGACGACACCACCAACGCGGTGATCGCGCTGGGGCAGGAGCACGGCTTCACGGTCGACGTGTGGGACTCCCGCCAGCCCGCACTCACCCTGCCCAGCACGCCGTTCACGAGCGCCGACAGCCTCGGCCAGTACGCCACGATCATCTTCGCCTCGAACGTCGACGGCACGAACGACCAGAACCCTGCGCGTCCCCGGACCCTGGACGACGCCGAGCTGGCCGCCTTCCAGGGCTACATCCGCAACGGCGGCGGCTTCGTCGGCATGCACGCGGCCACGGACGCCATGCACGCCGTCCCGTGGTACGGCCAGCTCACCGGCGGTGGCGCGCGGTTCCGCAACCACCCCGCCCAGCAGACGGCCACGATGCGGGTCGAGAGCCCGACCCACCCCTCCACCGAGATGCTGCCGAAGGAGTGGATCCGCTTCGACGAGTGGTACAACTTCACGGCCAACCCGCGCGACGACGTCCACGTCCTGCTGACCCTCGACGAGTCCACCTACAACGGCGGCTCCATGGGGGCGGACCACCCGATCGCCTGGTGCCACAACTTCGAGGGCGGACGCTCCTGGTACGAAGGTGCCGGGCACGTCGACGCGGCGTACTCCGACCCCACCTTCCTCGCCCATCTGCTCGGCGGCATCGAGTGGACCGCCGGCGTGACCGAGGGTGGCGGTGACTGCGTGACCTTCAAGGAGGTCAACGGCATCAACGAGGCCGCCGGCGCGGGGGCTGGGGTCCGCGGGGAGAAGCTGAGCGGCGACGTCGCGGCCTACCTCGCCGAGGCGGAGTCCGAGCACGAAGCGGGTCTCCACGCCGAGGCCGCCCACACGCTGAAGCAGGCCAAGGGCAAGGCGCACGGCCTGCAGGACAGCACCCTGGTCGCCAAGATCGCTGACCTCGTCGAGTGGCAGGAAGGCCTCGTGGGCTTCTGA
- a CDS encoding nucleotidyltransferase domain-containing protein has product MEVAKHSDRVVLADRWEPEDILEHLQGQVVAAMLYGSRARGEARSDSDVDVLQVVDHGPRSYSVGNLNVSAYTVDHLRLLADRGSLFVRHLRDEGITLQDPVGVLQQCLSAYRTPESYTAMRRELATVVAALQLAGIEAYLPSACKTASFAVRSLLYAACAENGPSEFDVLRASERLGRPQIGIDLRDPEPGLDNLLAHAAWLLEQAAVVVPSDLGDSFEEAVIWTGIAHPISGALLESVLADAASIDYTSLSLPMS; this is encoded by the coding sequence ATGGAGGTGGCCAAGCACAGCGACAGAGTCGTCCTGGCCGACCGCTGGGAGCCCGAAGACATCCTCGAGCACCTGCAAGGCCAGGTCGTCGCGGCGATGTTGTATGGAAGCCGAGCGCGGGGCGAAGCGCGTTCAGACAGCGACGTCGATGTGCTTCAAGTCGTCGACCATGGACCGCGGTCCTATTCGGTAGGAAATCTGAACGTGAGTGCCTACACCGTGGACCATCTGCGGCTTCTCGCTGACCGGGGGAGTCTGTTTGTGCGGCACCTCAGGGACGAGGGCATCACGCTTCAAGACCCCGTCGGCGTCCTGCAGCAGTGTCTGTCGGCGTATCGAACACCAGAGTCCTACACCGCCATGCGCCGTGAGCTCGCGACGGTGGTGGCGGCCCTGCAGCTCGCGGGGATCGAGGCATACCTTCCATCTGCATGCAAGACAGCTTCATTCGCTGTCCGCTCGCTGCTGTACGCCGCGTGCGCTGAGAACGGACCCTCTGAGTTCGACGTGCTCAGGGCTTCTGAACGACTCGGTCGACCCCAAATAGGCATTGACCTGCGGGATCCTGAGCCGGGCTTAGACAACTTACTCGCTCATGCCGCATGGCTCCTTGAGCAGGCGGCCGTGGTAGTTCCGAGCGACCTGGGGGACTCTTTCGAAGAAGCCGTCATTTGGACCGGTATCGCGCATCCAATCTCAGGAGCGCTACTCGAGTCAGTCCTGGCCGACGCAGCATCCATCGACTACACGTCTCTGTCACTCCCAATGTCTTGA
- a CDS encoding metallophosphoesterase, giving the protein MVGDIHGESRRLRRALDRLANTTLSIVFVGDYVNRGPDSRGVLDQLFLAKRRLGERVTLLRGNHDQALIDFLDGGDPQVLVAHGGVPTARSYLDRRRGGFDEFRDSVPQEHLALLNSTEDSFETDSVLVSHAGFNPSDPSSRSAADMRGAGFRAMFDHVGTWPSPLTVCGHFIQRDQRPFLSDRLICLDTGCGSVDDGPLTALYLPSRDIETF; this is encoded by the coding sequence GTGGTTGGCGACATTCACGGGGAATCTCGCCGACTTCGTCGCGCCCTGGATCGGTTGGCGAACACCACACTCTCGATTGTGTTCGTTGGTGACTACGTAAACAGGGGACCCGACAGCCGCGGCGTGCTTGATCAACTGTTCTTGGCCAAGCGACGTCTCGGCGAACGCGTCACCCTGCTACGGGGAAACCACGATCAGGCGCTGATCGACTTTCTGGATGGGGGCGACCCACAAGTGTTGGTCGCCCACGGTGGCGTCCCCACTGCTCGTTCGTACCTGGACCGTCGGCGAGGTGGCTTTGACGAGTTCCGCGATTCCGTTCCGCAGGAGCACTTAGCCCTCCTCAACTCCACTGAGGACTCGTTCGAGACAGATTCTGTTCTGGTGAGCCACGCCGGCTTCAATCCGTCTGACCCTTCATCACGTTCGGCCGCTGACATGCGCGGGGCGGGGTTCCGGGCCATGTTTGACCACGTCGGCACCTGGCCCAGTCCCTTGACAGTGTGTGGTCACTTCATCCAGCGAGACCAACGGCCCTTCCTGTCGGACAGGCTGATCTGCCTCGACACAGGCTGCGGCAGCGTCGACGACGGTCCCCTGACTGCCCTGTATCTACCCAGTCGAGACATCGAGACCTTCTAG
- a CDS encoding helix-turn-helix domain-containing protein, with translation MTVDQLDTLPATLTVPEAGTLLGLGRDASYAAANRGELPVLRIGRRLLVPTGRLRALLVGPPHVATGTAAGNWPEGTVAHE, from the coding sequence ATGACCGTCGACCAGTTGGACACGCTGCCGGCGACGTTGACGGTCCCAGAGGCCGGGACGTTGTTGGGATTGGGGCGAGATGCCTCTTATGCCGCGGCCAACCGGGGTGAGCTGCCGGTGCTCCGCATCGGCAGACGGTTGCTGGTTCCTACGGGGCGTCTCAGGGCGCTGCTGGTGGGGCCGCCGCATGTTGCGACGGGGACGGCCGCCGGCAACTGGCCCGAGGGGACGGTCGCGCATGAGTGA
- a CDS encoding tyrosine-type recombinase/integrase, which produces MSDQMRDGIIKRGRTWSYVVREPDPATGRTRPRWVGGFPTRKAAQAARDAARHALNRGTYVAPQELTVAAYLDQWLEAHANQVKPSTLRSYQEKVDLYLKPSLGSLRLQALSPSRLSPVWRELYASGGRGGTGLSVRTVEFARAVLRRALNDAVVDRLLEVNPVLGSKLPKRDGKPQHKTWTGEQVSSFLGAVAETRWAPLWELAAGTGMRRGELMGLRWTDIDLDEAIVAVDRSTTQIGKDRVTTSPKNHERRRVAIDPHLVLVLRSWRKQQAEERLAWGEAYEHTEGWVFTWESGRPLLPDYVTKNWIKAQQASGLPRLTLHELRHTHATILLRAGTPVHIVSKRLGHKDPSVTLNVYADVIPEDDQSAVQIFSQAVWGGAS; this is translated from the coding sequence ATGAGTGACCAGATGCGGGACGGCATCATCAAGCGAGGACGAACCTGGTCCTACGTCGTACGTGAGCCGGACCCTGCCACAGGGCGCACCAGGCCGCGTTGGGTGGGCGGGTTTCCGACTCGCAAGGCTGCTCAGGCGGCACGAGACGCCGCGCGGCATGCGTTGAATCGAGGTACCTACGTCGCGCCCCAGGAGTTGACCGTGGCCGCGTATCTCGACCAGTGGCTGGAGGCGCACGCCAACCAGGTCAAGCCATCGACGCTGCGGTCCTACCAGGAGAAGGTCGACCTGTACCTGAAGCCGAGCCTGGGTTCGCTGAGGCTGCAGGCGCTCTCACCCAGTCGGCTGTCACCCGTGTGGCGCGAGCTGTATGCCAGTGGTGGCCGCGGCGGTACGGGCCTGTCGGTGCGCACCGTGGAGTTCGCGCGGGCCGTATTGCGCAGGGCGCTCAACGATGCGGTCGTCGATCGCCTCCTTGAGGTCAACCCGGTGCTCGGCTCCAAGTTGCCCAAGCGCGACGGGAAGCCCCAACACAAGACGTGGACCGGTGAGCAGGTCAGTTCCTTCCTTGGCGCTGTCGCGGAGACTCGTTGGGCGCCGCTGTGGGAGCTGGCGGCCGGCACTGGTATGCGCCGCGGGGAACTCATGGGGCTGCGCTGGACGGACATCGACCTCGACGAAGCGATCGTCGCGGTCGATCGGTCCACCACTCAGATTGGCAAGGACCGTGTCACCACTTCACCCAAGAACCATGAGCGGCGCCGCGTCGCCATCGACCCGCACCTCGTGCTCGTCCTTCGTAGCTGGCGCAAGCAGCAGGCTGAGGAGCGGCTTGCCTGGGGTGAGGCGTACGAACACACCGAGGGCTGGGTCTTCACGTGGGAGAGCGGTCGACCCCTCCTGCCCGACTACGTCACCAAGAACTGGATCAAGGCCCAACAAGCCTCGGGTTTGCCGCGCCTGACTCTTCACGAGCTGCGACACACGCACGCCACCATCCTGCTCAGAGCTGGCACCCCGGTCCACATCGTCTCGAAGCGACTGGGCCACAAGGACCCTTCCGTCACCTTGAACGT